The nucleotide window GCATGGGAAGCTTTGGGGGCTTCCATGATGAGGGAGCTTGGCAGGGACCACAGTCCTTCATCATAACGGGTGACATCATCGCGGAATGGTTACGCGACTCAACAAACCAGTTGCGCCCTTACCAGCCGCTTGCGAACAAGGATCCAGCCATTCACACATTATTACTCGGTGCCATCAACACTCAGGCCGAGTATGTGATCGAGTCCCCATACTGTAACGCCTTTCAACCTCCACCCATCAGCGACTTACCTCTCTCGTCTAATGGGCAAGAAGACAACGTACACCCAGCATATGAGCCGCAAGCAGTATTCGAGTGCAAGTATGAGCTAGATTCTCTGGCACATTTCCTCGCTCTTGGCAACGACTTCCACGATCATACAGGCTCGACCGAGTTTCTAACCAAGAGATGGTACCGCGCTGTTGAAACCCTCCTGAACGTGCTTACTGAGCAATCGAAGTCGACCTTCGACCCCAAGACTGGCGAGTTTCAACGCAACGAGTACACATTCTCGCGACGCACCGACATTGGGACTGAAACACTCAACCTGAAGGGCGTTGGCAATCCTCTCAACTGGGGAACAGGCCTGGTTCGATCAGCCTTCAGACCCAGCGACGATGCAACAATTCTCGGTTTCTTCATCCCTGCCAATGCACAAATGTCTGTCGAGCTGAAGCGAGCGTCCAAGATTCTTACGAAGGCGGGCAAAACAGCACTAGCTCAAAAATTAGAAACTTGGAGTGCAAAGCTCCGCGAAGGCATCATGGAGCATGGCGTTGTCAAGCACAAGAAGTATGGAGATGTGTTTGCATATGAAGTAGATGGATATGGCTCTTCGATCCTGATGGACGACGCTAATTATCCTTCATTACTGGCACTTCCTCTGATGGGATTCTGTGAGGTCAATGATCCAATCTACCAGAACACAAGGAACATGTTGTTGGAAAAGAGTGGAAATCCTTACTATCTTGAAGGGAATGCATTCAAGGGCATTGGAGGTAGGACTTCTCGCACATGCATGGTTGTACTGCCCACTGACGCTTTACAGGACCGCATATTGGACTACGAAACGCGTGGCCGATGAGTCTTCTCATTCAGGCTCGAACCTCTAACGACGACAAAGAGATCAAGGAATGCATTGAACTTGTGCTCGACTCTGCTAGGCTGGGCTTGGTCCACGAGAGCATTGATGTTCAGCACATTACACAATACACGAGAAGTTGGTTTGCTTGGGCAAATGGTGTATTTGCATCGACAATCTTGGATTTGGCGAAGAGAAAACCACACTTGATCTTTGGCGAGGGCGCTGCCCCGTATGAGATATGATTAACGAGAATGCTGGATCATATGGTGTTTGTGGCAACAAATGAATCTATAATAAATGCTCGATGGTTCCTGTACTGGGCTTGTTAATACATACAAACGTCATGATCTCCCACTTAAGCACAAGCTTGCAAGTAACcacttataaaattagtgTCTAAAAGTCTCTAGACGCGACCCCGCTAACAGATAACCTACCAGATAAAATTAGActaacttttaattataaatatagctaaaactttaataaattttattaaaaataaataaaattttatctattttatatataaagtactttaaaagtaaagaataataataaaagaaaaaactataaaaaataataatttttaatagatctttaattataagctttatataactagctataaaggtttaattaagataaagtctttattattaaatagagaattaagtaattagtttaatagtattaaatataaagataaaatatataaaattaagtctaaaaaagtataaagaagctaaaatccccTTTAAGGtcctatctttttatatctattaagataGATAGTCTTctattcttattaataaggctagacctCTTACCCTAGGCTGCttaccttaactattataatatttatatctagagataagtatataaaatattaaataagaaaattaaagctttaaaataatatactttttacatttactttatttattttagaataaatatatataaataaagttattcctattaaatagattaagTTACTACAGGGGGGGGTATCTAGAGACTTTTAGCGCATAATTTTATCAGGTCAGGTCCTGTCTCGTTACCCTGGGCCACATTTTGAGCTAACGAACTCCATCCATGGCTGTGAGCCTGTGACCACTGTAATAGAAAGGTCCATAGTTATCCGCCTCTAACCCTCACCATTCTAGGCAAGTTAGCCGTCTGAACCATTGaccctcgtcttcatctccatgaATATCCTTCAACCGGTCCGACATCGCTCAATTGGGCTCGCTGTTGACTTTGGCCTCTATAGAAATTACGCCATATATAAAGGACGGCGACACCAATATCACTGGACCTTGCGTTGTAGTTCTTCTTTGCTGTCTGGTAACGCTGCAGCTTCCCCTCTATGTCGCCATAATAGCCATTGCCCCTCAAAACCATCATCActgtcatcaccatcatacATCCACGCAGCCAAGATGAAAACGAAACCAACCCACGCTTCTGAATTTCCCTCAAATCCTCAGTCGGGGAACCATCAGATTAATCTGATTCGCGGCTGGCCAAACCCAGGTCTTCTACCCGTTGACCTTCTCTCAGCTGCTGCTCAGCGCAATCTTTCAGATCTAGCTATCTATGTTCCTGCGCTGCAATACGGTCCAGATTCTGGATATCAACCGCTACGGGAGGCATTGGCGACTTGGCTGTCGGAGCACTATCGTGTTGAACGAGATCCGAATCGTATCTGCATCTCTGGCGGTGCAAGTCAGAATGTCGCTTGCATCCTCCAGAGCTTCACAGATCCCAACGTAACGCAGGCTGTTTGGTGCATTTCACCCTCATACCACCTCgtcttccagatcttccGCGACAATGGCTTTGAGGGACGCTTGAGGGCGACgccagaagatgaggagggtgTTGATATTGAAGCGTTGGAGGCCAAACTagctgagtttgagaagcaCGCCCCAGAAGCCAAGGTATGACACTCGCGAATGCTATAGGTAGTCCGTCAACTGACGCCACTTAGGCGCCTGTGAGTGATGCTGGAAAGTACCGTAAGCATTATCGACATGTCATCTACGCGGTTCCCACTTGTTCGAATCCCTCGGGCAAGACAATGTCTCTCCGTCGTCGAGAGGCTCTGGTTCAACTTGCGCGCAAGTATGATGCCCTCATCATTTGCGACGACGTATACGACTTTCTCCAGTGGCGCATCGACAGCGACCCAAGCACAATTTCGAGCAGTCTGAGCCCTAACGAGCATCCAGAAATGCTACTCCCGCGCCTTTGTGACATTGACATGGCAATGGGTCGTGCCGACAACGATCCCCATAGTTTTGGGCACGCTGTCAGTAATGGATCTTTCAGTAAACTCACTGGCCCTGGGATGAGAACTGGGTGGCTCGAAGGATCTCCTGCTTTTGCATTTGGATTGGCACAGACCGGTGCAACAAAGTCTGGTGGTTCGCCGAGTCAGTTTTCTGCATCTATCATGGCCGATCTGGTTCAGTCAGGGGCTCTTCAGGAGCGACTTGCCTCTACCCTCAGGCCCCAACTTCAACATCGACATCGGATTATGATGCAAGCTATACATAAGCACCTCGAGCCTCTCAATGTTGGCATCCGAGACGCTGGCCTTGTCAACGGCAGTGTTTATGGCGGTTACTTTGTGTGGCTCACCTTGGAAGAGGGTCTCTCAGCCAAGCTTGTTTCAGAAGTCACGATGGCCGAGGAGAATTTAGTTGTGGGAAATGGAACTATGTTTCAAGTGCCTGGCGATGAGGCCTCTGTTTATTTGGACAACGCCGTGCGGCTGACGTTCGCATACGTCCCCGAGGAGGACTTGGTAGAAGGTGTTGAAAGGTTATCAAAGGCGCTTCGGAGGATAAAGGCCGATCCTGAGAAATACAAGGCGCTTGCTAGCACAACGACGAATAGTGATATTATAGATGCCAACAAATAATACAGTATGTTTTCTGCAGTCGTTGCCCTCACTAATTCTTTTTGATGGTCCTTCTAGTGCATTCTACTTCTTCGAAAAGAATGACATGATGTTGCCCTGTCCCTTGGGCGCCGGTTTCTTTGATTTGGAGCCtgtagatgatgatggtgtagGTGTAGGAGCAGGGGCTGCCTTTTTGGTCACTGGGGgagcttcatcctcagaaAAGGATTCCCAGCCAGGTTCTTGGATGGTAACTTTTGGCAATTAGCATCATAGCCTGGTAAGATTGTAAGGCAGACTTACCCATATATCCTTGATCGTCAAGGattcgcttcttcttcatcacgcGTCTTCTACCCCTCCTGCGTCCATCACCAGTGCCCGAGATCACTTCTGCTGGTTCGCTCTCTTCCTTTGTGGCCTCGGGCTCTGGCTCAGGCTCTGgtgcttcttccatctcttcgtCGGCCTGCTCGGACTCCTTGTCGgactcttccttctcctcttcctcgtcatcgtcttccatCATTTTTCGTAGTGCATCCTCACGTTCCTGACGCTTTCGCTTGATATCGGTAGAATCTATAGTGGACTTTGACTTGGTTGCCACGATATCAGAGTCATCTGCCTCACCGTCATCAGAGAGAGCCATCGTTGtgtcctcttccttcttggcgcCAGGCTTGGGTTTAGGTGGTCGTGCAGCCGCTTTTGCAAATGATTGCATGATACCGCCAGATACTCCTCGTTTAAGAGATGGCGCTGGCTTCTTCCCGCCACTTGGAGCAGGTGTTCCCTCCTTGGACGATGGAGCTGAAGACTCCTGTTTCGCAGACTTGATTTGCTTTGCCTCAGGCTTCACCGTTGACGTTTCTTGCTTGACAGTTGTCTTGGATGTTGGCTTTGATGCAGCAGGCTCTTTCCTGACGGCCTGAGAGGGAGCTGAAGTGGAGGCTAGAGGCCGGACCGTCCGTTCTCTCCTTCGGGCGTTCGGGTTACTAATAACGCCATACTTCTTAGATGCGGCAGTGATGTCCCCATTTGATGAATACTCCGAGAGTTGGGATGCCACATCTGACAGGAGAGAAAGGTCTTT belongs to Fusarium musae strain F31 chromosome 9, whole genome shotgun sequence and includes:
- a CDS encoding hypothetical protein (EggNog:ENOG41), with product MLYDFHSYQNAQKANSVHATYLIYGTKTPEKDESDGDVEMSGSSPEEPLSDEVPTSTLTLAREEELNDILAAYEQVVSIHVYSLSPHPQKDLSLLSDVASQLSEYSSNGDITAASKKYGVISNPNARRRERTVRPLASTSAPSQAVRKEPAASKPTSKTTVKQETSTVKPEAKQIKSAKQESSAPSSKEGTPAPSGGKKPAPSLKRGVSGGIMQSFAKAAARPPKPKPGAKKEEDTTMALSDDGEADDSDIVATKSKSTIDSTDIKRKRQEREDALRKMMEDDDEEEEKEESDKESEQADEEMEEAPEPEPEPEATKEESEPAEVISGTGDGRRRGRRRVMKKKRILDDQGYMVTIQEPGWESFSEDEAPPVTKKAAPAPTPTPSSSTGSKSKKPAPKGQGNIMSFFSKK
- a CDS encoding hypothetical protein (CAZy:GH125); protein product: MSLRILASSLLGLSATLASASPDDEQRPLGDYHRICPDYTRYAAYPHRPFSTGPRELPYQRPSTKCRTFQSDAIEKVIEDVTSRMKDPDLARLFENAFPSTTDTTVKFHTKGKEDTGFFRMGSFGGFHDEGAWQGPQSFIITGDIIAEWLRDSTNQLRPYQPLANKDPAIHTLLLGAINTQAEYVIESPYCNAFQPPPISDLPLSSNGQEDNVHPAYEPQAVFECKYELDSLAHFLALGNDFHDHTGSTEFLTKRWYRAVETLLNVLTEQSKSTFDPKTGEFQRNEYTFSRRTDIGTETLNLKGVGNPLNWGTGLVRSAFRPSDDATILGFFIPANAQMSVELKRASKILTKAGKTALAQKLETWSAKLREGIMEHGVVKHKKYGDVFAYEVDGYGSSILMDDANYPSLLALPLMGFCEVNDPIYQNTRNMLLEKSGNPYYLEGNAFKGIGGPHIGLRNAWPMSLLIQARTSNDDKEIKECIELVLDSARLGLVHESIDVQHITQYTRSWFAWANGVFASTILDLAKRKPHLIFGEGAAPYEI